In Zingiber officinale cultivar Zhangliang chromosome 3B, Zo_v1.1, whole genome shotgun sequence, a single window of DNA contains:
- the LOC121968302 gene encoding probable xyloglucan endotransglucosylase/hydrolase protein 32: MALPLLACLLFHLAALAHAQPSPGYRPSSLRRPIRFRQGYSNLWGPTHQTLSQDQYSLTMWLDRTSGSGFKSNRPYRNGYFGASIKLQSGYTAGVNTAFYLSNDQAHPGYHDEVDIEFLGTTPGKPYTVQTNVYVRGSGDGRLIGREVRFHLWFDPTTDFHHYAIIWNPDQIIFLVDDVPIRRYAKSSSAQWTFPDRPMWMYGSIWDASPWATENGKYKVEYRFEPFVARYTGFKIEGCSAFAPAWCRPVAASPAGGGLSAQQHAAMEWVRRNYLVYDYCEDSSKDHSQTPECGR, encoded by the exons ATGGCTCTTCCTCTTCTGGCTTGCCTTCTCTTCCACCTCGCAGCGCTCGCCCACGCCCAGCCCTCTCCTGGATACCGACCGAGCTCCTTGCGTCGACCAATAAGGTTCAGACAGGGTTACAGTAATCTTTGGGGTCCTACGCACCAAACCCTCTCTCAAGATCAATATTCCCTCACCATGTGGCTGGACAGGACCTCAG GCAGTGGGTTCAAGTCGAATCGCCCGTATCGCAATGGCTACTTTGGTGCCTCGATCAAGCTTCAAAGTGGCTACACCGCCGGCGTCAACACTGCTTTTTAC ttATCGAACGATCAAGCTCATCCGGGGTACCATGACGAGGTGGACATCGAGTTCCTCGGCACCACGCCGGGAAAGCCCTACACTGTTCAAACCAACGTCTACGTCCGAGGCAGCGGCGACGGCCGTCTGATCGGCCGGGAGGTGAGGTTCCACTTATGGTTCGATCCCACCACCGACTTCCACCATTACGCCATTATCTGGAACCCTGACCAGATCAT ATTCTTGGTGGACGACGTGCCGATACGGAGGTACGCCAAATCTTCGTCGGCGCAGTGGACGTTCCCTGACCGCCCGATGTGGATGTACGGCTCGATCTGGGACGCGTCGCCGTGGGCCACGGAGAACGGCAAGTACAAGGTGGAGTACAGGTTCGAGCCTTTCGTGGCGAGGTACACGGGATTCAAGATCGAGGGCTGCTCCGCCTTCGCGCCGGCCTGGTGCCGACCGGTGGCGGCCTCGCCGGCCGGAGGTGGGCTCAGCGCGCAGCAGCACGCGGCGATGGAGTGGGTGAGGCGGAACTACCTGGTGTACGACTACTGCGAGGACAGCAGCAAGGATCACTCGCAGACGCCCGAGTGCGGCAGATAA